A DNA window from Pyramidobacter piscolens W5455 contains the following coding sequences:
- a CDS encoding alpha-hydroxy-acid oxidizing protein: MDYKEVLETARKVLAPKCRVCPVCDGRACRGEVPGVGGKGTGATFVRNVAALAEVKLVLDTLYADRGQDTSCEFFGRAFAMPVFAAPIGGMKLNYASDLGEGANGERVVKGAHAAGSAAFTGDSPDEAFYGPLEAIKALDGWGVPTIKPWAMKQALARMADAVAAGAMAVAMDVDAAGLVNVKLRGESVYPKSVADLRVLVEAAGKTPFIVKGVMSAKGALKALEAGCYGIVVSNHGGRVLDHAQSTVEVLPEIAQAVNGRMKIFVDGGVRSGVDVFKMLALGADAVLIGRPVTMSAFGGGAEGVEIYLKKIQSELAGTMLMTGAATLAEIGRDMVRVPAYF, from the coding sequence ATGGATTACAAAGAAGTGCTGGAAACGGCGCGCAAAGTTCTGGCGCCCAAGTGCCGCGTCTGCCCGGTGTGCGACGGGCGCGCCTGCCGCGGCGAGGTGCCCGGCGTGGGCGGCAAGGGGACCGGCGCCACGTTCGTGCGCAACGTCGCCGCGCTCGCGGAAGTGAAGCTCGTGCTCGACACGCTCTACGCCGATCGCGGCCAGGACACGAGCTGCGAGTTCTTTGGACGCGCGTTCGCCATGCCCGTGTTCGCCGCGCCGATCGGCGGCATGAAGCTCAATTACGCTTCCGACCTCGGCGAGGGCGCCAACGGCGAGCGCGTCGTCAAAGGAGCTCACGCCGCCGGCAGCGCCGCCTTCACCGGCGATTCGCCCGACGAAGCCTTTTACGGCCCGCTGGAGGCGATCAAGGCGCTGGACGGCTGGGGCGTGCCCACCATCAAACCCTGGGCTATGAAGCAGGCGCTCGCGCGCATGGCCGACGCCGTCGCCGCCGGCGCGATGGCCGTGGCCATGGACGTGGACGCGGCCGGACTGGTCAACGTGAAGCTGCGCGGCGAATCCGTCTATCCCAAGAGCGTCGCCGATCTGCGCGTCCTCGTCGAAGCCGCGGGGAAAACGCCGTTCATCGTCAAGGGCGTCATGTCCGCCAAAGGCGCGCTCAAAGCCCTCGAAGCCGGGTGCTACGGTATCGTCGTCTCCAATCACGGCGGCCGCGTGCTCGACCACGCTCAATCCACCGTGGAGGTCCTGCCCGAGATCGCGCAGGCCGTGAACGGCCGCATGAAAATTTTCGTCGACGGCGGCGTCAGAAGCGGCGTCGATGTCTTCAAAATGCTGGCGCTGGGCGCGGACGCCGTGCTGATCGGACGCCCCGTCACCATGTCGGCCTTCGGCGGCGGCGCCGAAGGCGTGGAGATCTATCTGAAGAAAATCCAGTCCGAGCTTGCGGGGACCATGCTCATGACCGGCGCGGCCACGCTCGCCGAGATCGGCCGCGACATGGTGCGCGTGCCCGCGTATTTTTAG
- a CDS encoding phosphohydrolase: protein MSYITTYGGIHFDPLAPRPEQILAEDIAHALSLICRGNGHVRRFYSVAQHSLACSYEAEVRGFSARVQLACLLHDAAEAYLSDVTRPMKALMPQLRAAEERLLDVIWRRFLDEAPDESERALVFEIDDDMLSYEFHVLMPEDISERWRKIRCAVDTRWEEPEIAAARFEKRLRELSPTVPE, encoded by the coding sequence ATGAGCTATATAACGACTTACGGCGGCATCCATTTCGACCCGCTGGCGCCGCGGCCGGAACAGATTCTGGCGGAAGACATCGCCCACGCCCTGTCGCTGATCTGCCGCGGCAACGGACACGTGCGGCGTTTTTACTCGGTGGCGCAGCACAGTCTGGCCTGTTCATACGAAGCGGAAGTTCGCGGCTTTTCGGCGCGCGTTCAGCTGGCCTGCCTGCTTCACGATGCGGCCGAAGCGTACCTGTCGGACGTGACGCGCCCCATGAAAGCGCTGATGCCGCAGCTTCGCGCCGCCGAGGAGCGCCTGCTCGACGTCATCTGGCGCAGATTCCTCGACGAGGCGCCGGACGAGAGCGAGCGGGCGTTGGTCTTTGAGATCGACGACGACATGCTCAGCTACGAGTTTCACGTTCTCATGCCCGAGGATATTTCCGAACGCTGGCGCAAAATCCGCTGTGCCGTCGATACCCGCTGGGAAGAACCGGAGATCGCGGCGGCGCGCTTCGAGAAGCGGCTGCGCGAACTTTCCCCCACGGTCCCGGAATAA
- a CDS encoding amidohydrolase family protein: protein MADFDFSHEAFYDNHTHRLFMDRTSVTAEEFALNYYHGVRDAEDGAGNPCPSAAAFSHMPYQSVVQTLVHVMSHRFGCEESLQGVVAFRNSCTKTPEELRGYTRMLYADQKVCGCTLDCELPMGHRDTMCFPCRVNRLFQYENVFTGQLQTADSYKALLDQVLQSINDAVRQGFAGLKGHIGEKFGGMAVRNITAQEAEKALAAAKAGKKEAVDTVYHAMFPHILTICQDLNVPLHLHSGSTGFKNRTDFYQVDPILMAPFLKEKRFFHAKIVFLHQSFPFTRNAAIMACNFPNVYLDLSQTLPWQPLLFARCLEDALSITPHDKIMLGTGQHWYAEMVWLAAFIAKKALARVMKQFAEDGLLSERQAKASARMVLSENALKLYGQKS from the coding sequence ATGGCGGATTTCGACTTCAGCCACGAAGCCTTCTATGACAACCACACGCACCGTCTGTTTATGGACAGGACATCCGTCACGGCCGAAGAGTTTGCGCTCAACTACTATCACGGCGTGCGCGACGCCGAAGACGGCGCGGGGAATCCCTGTCCGTCTGCCGCAGCGTTCAGCCACATGCCGTACCAGAGTGTCGTGCAGACGCTGGTTCACGTCATGTCGCACCGATTCGGCTGCGAAGAGTCGCTGCAAGGCGTCGTGGCCTTCCGCAACAGTTGCACGAAAACGCCCGAGGAATTGCGCGGCTACACGCGCATGCTCTACGCTGACCAAAAGGTCTGCGGCTGCACGCTCGACTGCGAGCTGCCCATGGGACACCGCGACACGATGTGCTTCCCCTGCCGCGTGAATCGGCTGTTTCAGTATGAGAACGTATTTACCGGACAGCTCCAAACGGCGGATTCTTACAAAGCGCTGTTGGATCAAGTGCTGCAAAGTATTAACGACGCGGTTCGGCAGGGGTTTGCCGGACTCAAAGGCCATATCGGCGAAAAGTTCGGCGGCATGGCCGTGCGCAACATAACGGCGCAGGAGGCGGAAAAAGCCCTCGCCGCCGCGAAAGCCGGCAAAAAAGAAGCCGTCGACACGGTGTATCACGCCATGTTCCCCCATATTCTCACGATCTGTCAGGATTTGAACGTACCATTGCATCTTCATTCCGGCAGCACGGGATTCAAAAATCGCACCGACTTCTATCAGGTCGATCCGATCCTGATGGCTCCGTTCCTCAAGGAAAAACGTTTCTTCCATGCAAAAATCGTTTTCCTGCACCAGAGTTTTCCGTTCACGCGCAACGCCGCCATCATGGCCTGCAATTTCCCCAACGTGTACCTCGACCTGAGCCAGACGCTGCCCTGGCAGCCGCTGCTGTTCGCGCGCTGCCTCGAAGACGCGCTTTCGATCACGCCGCACGACAAGATCATGCTCGGCACGGGGCAGCACTGGTACGCCGAAATGGTCTGGCTCGCCGCCTTCATTGCCAAGAAAGCGCTGGCGCGCGTCATGAAACAGTTCGCGGAAGACGGCCTGCTTTCCGAACGCCAGGCGAAAGCCAGCGCCCGCATGGTGCTGAGCGAGAACGCGCTGAAACTTTACGGACAGAAGAGCTGA
- a CDS encoding D-2-hydroxyacid dehydrogenase, which translates to MSRTTKKILVTVMPVTEEHKTWLEEQAEGGNFDCRFVYKESGLSAADLEDVNVVIGNLPPELAKDAPKLEWLQLNSAGADPYASPGALPPGCRLTSASGAYGLTVSEHMLALTFALVRRLGQYALNQARREWSARGKIISVEGATILVLGLGDIGGSYARKAHALGAHVIGVRRRVGEKPDYLDELHAIDELDSLLPRADIVAMVLPGGAATEHLMDERRLGLMKKGAFLINVGRGSAVDPKALKKALRARHLGGAALDVTEPEPLPADDELWGFDNVIITPHVAGFFYLPETLNRIVRIAGDNLRAWTRGEPRTHVVDVKKDS; encoded by the coding sequence ATGAGCAGGACAACGAAAAAGATTCTCGTGACCGTGATGCCCGTCACGGAAGAACACAAGACGTGGTTGGAGGAGCAGGCCGAGGGCGGAAATTTCGACTGCCGGTTCGTCTATAAAGAGAGCGGTCTGAGCGCCGCCGATCTGGAAGACGTGAACGTCGTCATCGGCAACCTGCCGCCGGAGCTGGCCAAAGACGCGCCGAAGCTCGAGTGGCTGCAGCTCAATTCCGCCGGCGCCGATCCCTACGCATCCCCCGGCGCGCTTCCCCCGGGCTGCCGGCTCACCAGCGCTTCGGGCGCTTACGGGCTGACCGTGTCGGAGCACATGCTGGCGCTGACGTTCGCGCTGGTGCGCCGCCTCGGGCAGTACGCGCTCAATCAGGCGCGGCGCGAGTGGAGCGCGCGCGGCAAGATCATCTCCGTGGAAGGGGCGACGATCCTCGTCCTCGGGCTGGGCGACATCGGCGGCTCTTACGCGCGCAAGGCGCACGCGCTGGGCGCTCACGTCATCGGCGTGCGCCGCCGCGTCGGCGAGAAGCCGGATTATCTCGACGAACTGCACGCCATCGACGAGCTCGACTCCCTGCTGCCCCGCGCCGACATCGTCGCCATGGTTCTGCCTGGCGGCGCCGCGACGGAACACCTCATGGACGAGCGCCGCCTCGGCCTGATGAAAAAGGGCGCTTTCCTCATCAACGTCGGCCGCGGCAGCGCCGTCGACCCGAAGGCGCTGAAAAAGGCGCTGCGCGCCAGGCATCTCGGCGGCGCGGCTCTGGACGTGACGGAGCCGGAACCGCTGCCCGCCGACGACGAGCTGTGGGGTTTCGACAACGTCATCATCACGCCGCACGTGGCCGGATTCTTTTATCTGCCCGAAACGCTGAACCGCATCGTGCGCATCGCCGGGGACAACCTGCGCGCCTGGACGCGCGGCGAGCCGAGGACCCATGTTGTCGACGTGAAAAAAGACTCTTGA
- a CDS encoding isocitrate lyase/PEP mutase family protein: protein MYSKKSRAAVLRDLFRNNRVVVAPAAGDALGARMVEDAGFEAVVVSGSSMSNLELGSADVGILSYGELRNNFLNILGATTIPMIVDADTGYGGTLPIYRMVREYEALDIAGIQIEDQVFPKMCAYYSNTAVVSAEEMVERLRAVFAARSNPDFFVIARTDAAKSLGFDEALRRAQIYRNAGADMIFITVPPKAEDMKRIAALPFPVCTSVVEGTVNEDFTVDQLADMGFKLVKFPQTLIRASMKAMHDALASLRATGGTKAYRGRIATQKERGLYTHIGDFSDFQARIGRNGSFTVEE from the coding sequence ATGTACAGTAAAAAATCACGAGCCGCGGTCTTGCGCGATCTCTTCAGAAACAATCGGGTCGTCGTCGCGCCTGCCGCAGGCGACGCGCTTGGCGCCCGCATGGTGGAGGACGCCGGCTTCGAGGCCGTGGTCGTCAGCGGGTCGTCCATGTCAAATCTCGAACTGGGCAGCGCCGACGTGGGCATCCTCTCCTACGGCGAACTGCGCAACAACTTTCTCAATATCCTCGGCGCCACGACGATCCCGATGATCGTCGACGCCGACACGGGGTACGGCGGCACGCTGCCCATCTACCGCATGGTGCGCGAGTACGAGGCCCTGGACATCGCCGGCATCCAGATCGAGGATCAGGTTTTCCCGAAGATGTGCGCCTATTACAGCAACACGGCCGTGGTCAGCGCCGAGGAAATGGTGGAACGTCTGCGCGCCGTGTTCGCCGCGCGTTCCAATCCCGATTTCTTCGTGATCGCCCGCACCGACGCGGCCAAGTCGCTCGGCTTCGACGAGGCGCTGCGCCGCGCCCAGATCTATCGTAACGCCGGAGCGGACATGATTTTCATCACCGTGCCGCCCAAGGCCGAGGACATGAAGCGCATCGCCGCCCTGCCCTTTCCCGTCTGTACGAGCGTCGTCGAAGGCACCGTCAACGAGGACTTCACCGTCGACCAGCTGGCGGACATGGGATTCAAACTCGTCAAGTTCCCGCAGACGCTGATCCGCGCTTCCATGAAAGCCATGCACGACGCGCTCGCGAGCCTGCGCGCGACCGGCGGCACAAAAGCCTACCGCGGCCGCATCGCCACGCAGAAAGAGCGCGGACTCTACACCCATATCGGCGATTTCAGCGATTTTCAGGCGCGGATCGGGAGAAACGGTTCTTTCACAGTCGAAGAGTAG
- a CDS encoding sugar ABC transporter substrate-binding protein — MAYELGILLGDQDNPFWQEQILWYRRYLPESPFHAQIFFPEDALDPAAQADLCKTLLRKGFDALLVNPLDETAVAQAAAASRSRTVVFDLGPMSDPKLARSLSKYQPLSLCDYQEQGKACTQELLRHARKLRRFCCIGGPQRARQSRSRVAGALAALSGFPGVEKRTVWSDFTREGGQKAMFHVLEWEPDAVFCANDLMALGALDVLHSHGIAVPVGGADRIPSAEFSVKTGDMTATVGPRGDDVALGVIHAMDDFLTAGTVSSGFLAENHVVTRESLQRERRGRQRYMPAW; from the coding sequence ATGGCTTATGAACTGGGAATTCTCCTGGGCGATCAGGACAATCCGTTCTGGCAGGAACAGATTCTGTGGTATCGTCGCTATCTGCCCGAGTCGCCCTTTCACGCGCAGATCTTCTTTCCCGAAGACGCGCTCGATCCGGCGGCGCAGGCCGATCTGTGCAAAACGCTGCTGCGCAAAGGATTCGACGCGCTCCTCGTCAATCCGCTCGACGAGACCGCCGTCGCCCAGGCGGCGGCCGCCTCGCGCAGCCGCACCGTCGTCTTCGATTTGGGGCCGATGAGCGATCCGAAGCTGGCCCGCTCTCTTTCCAAATACCAGCCGCTGTCGCTCTGCGATTATCAGGAGCAGGGAAAGGCCTGCACGCAGGAGCTGCTCAGGCACGCGCGGAAGCTGCGCCGCTTCTGCTGTATCGGCGGACCGCAGCGGGCCCGGCAGAGCCGCAGCCGCGTCGCCGGAGCTCTCGCCGCGCTGAGCGGCTTTCCAGGCGTGGAAAAGCGCACGGTCTGGAGCGATTTTACCCGCGAAGGCGGCCAGAAGGCCATGTTCCATGTTCTCGAGTGGGAGCCCGACGCCGTGTTCTGCGCCAACGACTTGATGGCGCTGGGAGCGCTCGACGTCCTCCATTCTCACGGGATCGCCGTTCCCGTCGGCGGAGCGGACCGCATTCCCTCGGCGGAGTTCTCCGTCAAAACCGGCGACATGACGGCCACCGTCGGCCCCCGCGGGGACGATGTCGCGCTCGGCGTTATCCACGCCATGGACGACTTTCTGACGGCCGGCACCGTTTCCAGCGGATTTCTCGCCGAAAATCACGTGGTCACGAGGGAATCGCTGCAGCGCGAGCGGCGCGGCCGGCAGCGCTACATGCCGGCTTGGTAG